Proteins encoded by one window of Lathyrus oleraceus cultivar Zhongwan6 chromosome 1, CAAS_Psat_ZW6_1.0, whole genome shotgun sequence:
- the LOC127132369 gene encoding uncharacterized protein LOC127132369, with amino-acid sequence MENQDQHDETRNMNAFYASVESFETTSPSHPVPFRPSENIKKAIQVLQDLFTKDFSLLLHPGRSIEIKDILKYLLTLPQNEEFCAATKIEIQKMLRCFERWSLEHHNASGLSANAKKELSKASKVMNDFEANVKEFHEMDKEEMCLCNKLVILEERKRQLEEEIKIVNVEIEKSKTQRDEVGRRKIELYEKGREVKAKRDDFMINVPRLKTEQQLGVITRTNIEAEWVKLRQKFTLLLASSPLLSSSSLPRPPSHA; translated from the coding sequence ATGGAAAATCAGGACCAACATGATGAAACTAGGAATATGAATGCGTTTTATGCATCTGTTGAATCATTTGAGACAACTTCTCCATCACATCCAGTACCTTTTAGGCCTAGTGAAAACATCAAGAAAGCAATTCAAGTTCTCCaagatttattcacaaaagattTCTCTCTTTTGTTGCATCCAGGGCGTTCTATAGAGATAAAAGATATACTAAAATACCTCCTCACATTGCCACAAAATGAAGAATTTTGCGCAGCTACAAAAATAGAAATACAGAAAATGTTACGATGTTTTGAAAGATGGAGTTTGGAGCATCACAATGCATCAGGTCTTTCAGCAAATGCGAAAAAAGAACTATCAAAAGCAAGTAAAGTGATGAATGATTTTGAAGCTAATGTGAAAGAGTTCCATGAGATGGACAAGGAGGAGATGTGTTTGTGTAATAAATTGGTTATCTTGGAGGAAAGGAAGAGACAGCTTGAAGAAGAAATCAAAATAGTTAATGTTGAGATTGAAAAATCTAAAACACAAAGAGATGAGGTTGGTAGGAGAAAAATTGAATTGTATGAGAAAGGAAGAGAAGTGAAAGCCAAAAGGGATGATTTCATGATAAATGTTCCAAGGCTGAAAACTGAGCAACAATTGGGAGTGATAACTCGAACTAATATTGAAGCGGAGTGGGTCAAGCTTCGACAGAAATTCACGTTGCTTCTCGCTAGTTCCCCCCTTTTGTCTTCTTCGTCTTTGCCACGACCACCATCACATGCATAG